From Xiphophorus hellerii strain 12219 chromosome 9, Xiphophorus_hellerii-4.1, whole genome shotgun sequence, a single genomic window includes:
- the LOC116725889 gene encoding collagen alpha-2(I) chain has protein sequence MLWHTGKAAGLKGYDGEKGSKGELGEWGYQGEAGAQGQRGRKGAKGNKGAKGFDGIPGYSGIPGVRGPRGFPGPPGPLGEIGAPGFSGPPGPPGKIGPRGLVGLIGVKGPPGHQGQMGSRGAAGPQGEPGPDGAVGFPGVQGPQGNPGLIGPIGPKGDPGDQGDEGEIGEPGPPGLNGDIGESGKPGPSGDPGAKARKGEKGSTGFNGDLGPPGPPGKQGVKGRKGPIGLQGLEGPRGLMGLPGPSGADGIMGEQGRPGKEGSKGDRGQSGNQGSPGSRGDKGRGGRAGFSGLPGPIGEMGKSGERGPEGEPGIKGREGVPGVSGPKGMKGSQGHSGSGGQDGEIGAKGPAGENGTTGDAGPQGPNGSSGKLGSPGIQGPVGNSGEPGSTGLKGTAGRPGDRGVKGKPGLRGQSGNEGSKGKRGEKGPRGKQGPPGEIGAPGPKGYTGPPGIQGNIGRWGEEGPRGPSGGTGLQGPVGPDGVTGYPGKDGPPGLIGSSGLKGGKGLRGAVGQEGVSGLDGEEGNIGLMGPRGPAGQKGLPGDRGTTGPTGPNGLKGNEGEKGNRGPQGPKGPLGKQGYRGPSGDRGQQGLPGPKGEAGTGGSSGIPGQFGPGGKTGAAGAKGQKGTQGQAGPPGRTGPTGKIGLSLSGLSGIKGEEGKAGKPGQKGSHGEKGITGPPGIKGDMGARGQQGAKGETGKHGAVGTVGKLGFVGSPGSKGQPGPAGLPGSPGPKGIQGPKGKIGQSGRKGTKGAPGKTGSDGQKGRPGPPGTPGKPGLNGLDGLLGVDGNEGYPGAIGLRGAPRAPGSLGETGKPGPPGISGHPGAIGFKGKTGLKGANGPLGPVGSKGVPGLRGEKGETGSVGTEGFLGEIGMPGPVGPLGPKGNPGLQGLKGQTGQKGNRGNLGAYGPPGQRGSPGLTGHLGKKGIKGVQGKRGPKGAEGKPGPPGQPGLPSRLRHKQIQSESGPDLPTEQKHKSRTSSRHRLKNSQDSPNLLKTDEQKQSRLMSRSADEQVEESSSFPLGTKDDPGTTCYELKLIHPHLEDGYFYMDPNQGCACDAVKVFCNFTAGGATCIDPQHSQIKMILKPDMKSRMPVQWFTQCNKYGLEYTTVDIVQLRFLRFHSHTSFQHITLRCAGNQSSPTATADLAKWIVNLIGDSGKIIDTSFIAVSRKTCEVHMVVKVRGSTELHRGDMELLPLRDLGIELSSTPSSISEISVVLGPLCFL, from the exons ATGCTTTGGCACACTGGAAAAGCTGCT gGTCTTAAAGGTTATGATGGAGAGAAGGGAAGCAAAGGGGAGCTGGGTGAGTGG GGTTACCAGGGAGAAGCTGGAGCTCAGGggcaaagaggaagaaaaggagcAAAG GGAAATAAGGGAGCCAAAGGCTTTGATGGGATTCCCGGCTACAGT GGTATACCTGGAGTCAGGGGACCTCGTGGTTTCCCAGGACCACCAGGACCTCTG GGAGAAATCGGAGCTCCAGGCTTTAGCGGTCCTCCTGGTCCACCT GGGAAAATTGGCCCCAGAGGATTAGTGGGACTCATTGGAGTTAAGGGGCCTCCT GGTCATCAAGGACAAATGGGCTCCAGGGGAGCAGCTGGACCACAG GGAGAGCCTGGTCCAGATGGAGCAGTGGGGTTTCCTGGTGTGCAGGGCCCTCAG GGAAACCCTGGACTAATTGGACCTATAGGACCTAAAGGTGATCCT gGAGATCAAGGAGATGAGGGTGAAATTGGTGAACCTGGACCTCCTGGACTGAAT gGGGACATTGGAGAATCAGGAAAGCCAGGACCCTCAGGTGATCCT gGTGCCAAAGCCCGGAAAGGTGAGAAAGGAAGCACAGGGTTTAATGGAGACCTT ggACCTCCAGGGCCTCCAGGAAAACAGGGAGTGAAAGGGCGAAAGGGCCCAATAGGGCTACAAGGACTGGAAGGACCAAGAGGACTGATGGGACTTCCTGGACCCTCt GGAGCTGATGGCATTATGGGAGAGCAAGGGAGGCCGGGAAAAGAAGGATCCAAG GGAGATCGAGGACAGAGTGGCAATCAGGGAAGTCCTGGTTCAAGAGGTGACAAG GGCCGAGGCGGTCGAGCTGGATTTTCTGGACTGCCTGGACCCATT GGAGAGATGGGCAAATCAGGAGAGAGAGGACCTGAAGGAGAACCTGGTATTAAG GGACGGGAAGGCGTTCCAGGGGTTTCAGGACCAAAAGGGATGAag GGTTCTCAGGGTCATTCAGGCAGCGGAGGGCAGGATGGTGAAATTGGAGCAAAA ggACCAGCTGGTGAAAACGGAACCACTGGGGATGCTGGACCTCAAGGACCAAAC GGATCTTCTGGAAAATTAGGGTCTCCTGGCATTCAAGGGCCTGTAGGAAACAGT GGAGAACCTGGCAGCACAGGACTGAAGGGGACAGCAGGAAGACCTGGAGACAGA GGGGTTAAAGGTAAACCAGGCCTCAGGGGGCAATCAGGAAATGAGGGATCAAAG GGCAAAAGAGGTGAGAAAGGGCCAAGAGGAAAGCAAGGGCCTCCA GGAGAAATTGGCGCTCCTGGACCAAAAGGATACACAGGACCTCCT ggTATCCAGGGTAACATTGGGCGCTGGGGTGAGGAAGGACCACGAGGTCCTTCAGGTGGCACAGGACTGCAAGGTCCAGTTGGGCCAGATGGAGTAACTGGTTAtcct GGTAAAGATGGGCCTCCAGGACTCATAGGATCATCTGGTCTTAAAGGTGGCAAG GGACTCAGAGGAGCTGTGGGTCAGGAGGGAGTTTCTGGTCTCGATGGTGAGGAG GGTAATATTGGACTTATGGGACCCAGAGGACCAGCTGGCCAAAAAGGCCTCCCT GGTGACAGGGGAACAACTGGACCGACAGGGCCAAATGGACTAAAGGGTAACGAGGGCGAAAAAGGAAACCGAGGTCCACAAGGACCAAAGGGGCCTCTGGGCAAGCAG GGATACAGGGGTCCTTCAGGAGACAGAGGGCAACAAGGTCTTCCAGGTCCAAAG GGAGAGGCAGGCACCGGAGGTTCATCAGGAATCCCTGGACAGTTTGGACCTGGAGGCAAAACTGGAGCAGCAGGGGCCAAAGGGCAGAAGGGGACCCAGGGACAGGCT GGCCCTCCTGGTAGGACCGGTCCCACTGGGAAAATTGGACTGTCATTGTCT GGTTTATCAGGCATAAAAGGAGAAGAGGGCAAAGCAGGAAAGCCTGGACAAAAG GGCAGTCATGGGGAGAAAGGCATAACTGGTCCTCCAGGCATTAAAGGAGACATG GGAGCAAGAGGCCAACAAGGTGCAAAGGGTGAAACTGGGAAACATGGCGCAGTG GGCACTGTAGGAAAATTAGGATTTGTTGGGTCTCCAGGATCTAAAGGTCAACCTGGACCTGCTGGTCTTCCTGGTTCTCCTGGACCCAAAGGAATTCAGGGACCAAAA ggaAAAATTGGCCAGTCTGGAAGGAAGGGAACCAAAGGAGCGCCTGGGAAAACT GGATCTGATGGCCAAAAAGGGAGGCCTGGACCTCCTGGAACACCTGGAAAACCA GGCTTAAATGGCTTGGATGGTTTGCTGGGGGTTGACGGAAATGAAGGGTATCCG GGGGCTATTGGTTTGAGAGGAGCTCCCAGGGCTCCCGGCAGCCTTGGAGAGACA GGAAAACCTGGACCTCCTGGGATTAGCGGACACCCTGGAGCTATCGGGTTTAAG gGTAAAACTGGTTTAAAAGGAGCAAATGGACCACTTGGACCAGTTGGGTCAAAG GGAGTCCCTGGGCTGAGAGGAGAAAAGGGTGAAACAGGCAGCGTTGGCACTGAG GGTTTTTTGGGTGAAATTGGAATGCCAGGTCCGGTTGGTCCACTAGGGCCAAAG GGGAATCCTGGTTTGCAGGGGCTAAAAGGCCAAACTGGTCAAAAAGGAAATCGT GGAAACCTGGGTGCTTATGGTCCACCAGGGCAGAGAGGCTCTCCTGGATTAACT GGTCATCTTGGAAAAAAG GGGATCAAAGGAGTCCAAGGAAAAAGAGGACCAAAGGGAGCTGAAGGCAAACCCGGACCTCCT GGACAACCAGGATTACCCAGCAGACTCAgacataaacaaatacaatCTGAGTCAGGACCTGATCTACCAACTGAGCAAAAGCACAAGTCCAGAACCAGTTCAAGGCACAGACTGAAAAATTCCCAGGATTCTCCTAATCTACtaaaaacagatgaacaaaAG CAGAGCCGGTTGATGTCACGGTCTGCAGATGAGCAAGTTGAGGAATCCTCCAGCTTCCCTTTGGGAACAAAAGATGATCCAGGCACCACCTGCTATGAACTGAAACTTATCCATCCACATCTGGAAGATG GTTATTTTTATATGGACCCCAATCAAGGCTGTGCATGCGATGCAGTGAAAGTCTTCTGCAACTTCACAGCTGGAGGAGCAACCTGCATAGATCCTCAACATTCACAG atcaaaatgattttgaaacCAGACATGAAGTCAAGAATGCCGGTGCAGTGGTTTACTCAATGCAACAAATACGGA TTGGAGTATACTACTGTGGACATTGTACAGCTGAGGTTTTTGAGGTTCCACAGTCACACTTCTTTCCAGCACATCACTCTCAGATGTGCTGGAAACCAGTCCAGTCCCACTGCCACAGCAGATTTAGCCAAGTGGATTGTAAACTTGATTGGGGATTCTGGCAAAATCATCGACACAAGCTTCATTGCAGTGTCCAGGAAAACCTGTGAG GTGCACATGGTGGTGAAGGTTCGAGGTAGCACAGAGTTGCATCGAGGGGATATGGAGTTACTTCCTCTCAGAGATTTGGGAATAGAGTTGAGCAGTACACCCAGCAGTATCTCTGAGATCTCTGTAGTTTTGGGACCTCTCTGCTTCTTGtga
- the soat1 gene encoding sterol O-acyltransferase 1 isoform X1, which yields METGGESLLRSRNNLSTFPDLDGGSSPGRHPHGNDDNRVTSNGKIEVENVISKKLQLKRKAEGLKSDLMRQFESQVHDFMDSLIEESASLESTPLPAAFSPPQSDKERSKLGHVQPPHGHGKHFVTRRSLLDELFEVNHIRTIYHMFIALLILFILSTFVVDFLDEGRLVLDFDLLVYAFGQFPLVVCTWLCMFLSVLLVPYTLFHLWSQSQSGSHGQQRLYTWLFGSVFLLYQGLCLGFLPTYVVVTNSLPPASCFIVIIEQVRLMMKAHSFVRENVPRVLAWQKDKTSNGPVVPQVSQYLYFLFAPTLIYRDKYPRNPVTRWGYVASKLLQVLGCLFYTYYIFVRLCIPQFRSISLQLFNLRAMVLCVFNSILPGVLVLLLGFFAFLHCWLNAFAEMLRFADRMFYKDWWNSTSYANYYRTWNVVVHDWLYYYVYKDFLLISQKRFRPAAMFFVFTVSAVVHEYILAVSFGFFYPVLFCLFMCFGMMFNFIFHDRRKGPIWNILMWTSLFLGQGVIMCLYSQEWYARRYCPLKESSFLDLLKPRSWSCQRDLMAGPDKIKWDY from the exons ATGGAAACCGGAGGAGAAAGTTTGCTCAGGTCCCGCAACAATCTGTCTACCTTCCCAGACTTGGATGGAGGATCTAGTCCTGGGAGACATCCGCATGGGAATGACGATAACCGTGTCACAAGCAATG GGAAAATTGAAGTGGAGAATGTGATTAGCAAAAAGCTGCAACTAAAAAGGAAAGCAGAG GGCCTGAAGAGCGACCTGATGCGTCAGTTTGAAAGCCAAGTCCATGATTTCATGGACAGTCTTATTGAAGAATCAGCCAGCCTTGAGTCCACACCTCTACCTGCAGCCTTCTCACCACCACAGTCGGACAAGGAGAGGAGCAAACTTGG GCACGTTCAGCCTCCTCATGGCCACGGGAAGCACTTTGTTACTCGGAGATCCCTTCTAGA TGAGTTGTTTGAGGTGAACCACATCAGGACCATCTACCACATGTTTATTGCCCTGCTCATTCTCTTTATTCTCAGCACATTCGTGGTTGATTTCCTTGATGAAGGCAG ACTGGTCTTGGACTTTGACCTGCTGGTCTATGCATTTGGACAGTTCCCTCTAGTGGTGTGCACATGGCTTTGCATGTTCCTGTCCGTACTGCTGGTTCCCTACACCTTATTCCATCTGTGGTCACAAAGCCAGTCGGGCTCCCATGGCCAGCAGAGGCTGTACACTTGGCTGTTTGGCTCTGTGTTCCTGCTGTACCAAGGCCTGTGTTTGGGGTTCCTACCAACATATGTGGTAGTGACCAACAGTTTGCCGCCTGCTTCTTGCTTTATCGTCATCATTGAACAG GTTCGCCTGATGATGAAAGCCCACTCCTTTGTCAGAGAGAATGTGCCAAGAGTCCTAGCTTGGCAAAAAGACAAGACAA GCAATGGACCTGTGGTTCCTCAAGTTTCCCAGTATCTCTACTTCTTGTTTGCACCAACTCTTATTTATAGAGACAAATACCCTAG AAACCCGGTGACCAGATGGGGCTATGTGGCCTCAAAGTTACTTCAG GTACTTGGCTGTCTCTTTTATACCTACTACATATTTGTGCGGTTGTGCATCCCACAGTTTCGCAGCATCAGTCTGCAGCTGTTCAATCTGCGCGCCATGGTACTTTGTGTCTTTAACTCTATACTGCCAG GTGTTTTGGTTCTCCTGCTGGGTTTTTTTGCCTTTCTCCACTGCTGGCTCAATGCTTTTGCTGAGATGCTTCGCTTTGCAGACCGAATGTTTTACAAG GACTGGTGGAACTCAACATCTTATGCCAATTACTACCGTACTTGGAATGTGGTGGTCCATGACTGGCTGTATTACTATGTGTACAAGGACTTCCTTTTG ATATCTCAGAAGCGTTTCCGACCAGCCgccatgttttttgtgtttactgTGTCTGCAGTGGTGCATGAGTACATTCTTGCAGTTAGCTTCGGATTCTTCTATCCGGTGCTTTTCTGCCTCTTTATGTGCTTTGGAA TGATGTTCAACTTTATTTTCCACGATCGAAGGAAAGGCCCCATTTGGAACATATTAATGTGGACGTCCCTCTTTCTGGGTCAGGGGGTCATAATGTGTCTGTACTCTCAAGAGTGGTATGCCAGACGGTACTGTCCACTCAAAGAG TCTTCATTCCTGGACTTGCTGAAGCCTCGTTCATGGAGTTGTCAGAGAGACCTAATGGCTGGACCCGATAAGATAAAATGGGACTATTGA
- the soat1 gene encoding sterol O-acyltransferase 1 isoform X2: MEDLVLGDIRMGMTITVSQAMGLKSDLMRQFESQVHDFMDSLIEESASLESTPLPAAFSPPQSDKERSKLGHVQPPHGHGKHFVTRRSLLDELFEVNHIRTIYHMFIALLILFILSTFVVDFLDEGRLVLDFDLLVYAFGQFPLVVCTWLCMFLSVLLVPYTLFHLWSQSQSGSHGQQRLYTWLFGSVFLLYQGLCLGFLPTYVVVTNSLPPASCFIVIIEQVRLMMKAHSFVRENVPRVLAWQKDKTSNGPVVPQVSQYLYFLFAPTLIYRDKYPRNPVTRWGYVASKLLQVLGCLFYTYYIFVRLCIPQFRSISLQLFNLRAMVLCVFNSILPGVLVLLLGFFAFLHCWLNAFAEMLRFADRMFYKDWWNSTSYANYYRTWNVVVHDWLYYYVYKDFLLISQKRFRPAAMFFVFTVSAVVHEYILAVSFGFFYPVLFCLFMCFGMMFNFIFHDRRKGPIWNILMWTSLFLGQGVIMCLYSQEWYARRYCPLKESSFLDLLKPRSWSCQRDLMAGPDKIKWDY; this comes from the exons ATGGAGGATCTAGTCCTGGGAGACATCCGCATGGGAATGACGATAACCGTGTCACAAGCAATG GGCCTGAAGAGCGACCTGATGCGTCAGTTTGAAAGCCAAGTCCATGATTTCATGGACAGTCTTATTGAAGAATCAGCCAGCCTTGAGTCCACACCTCTACCTGCAGCCTTCTCACCACCACAGTCGGACAAGGAGAGGAGCAAACTTGG GCACGTTCAGCCTCCTCATGGCCACGGGAAGCACTTTGTTACTCGGAGATCCCTTCTAGA TGAGTTGTTTGAGGTGAACCACATCAGGACCATCTACCACATGTTTATTGCCCTGCTCATTCTCTTTATTCTCAGCACATTCGTGGTTGATTTCCTTGATGAAGGCAG ACTGGTCTTGGACTTTGACCTGCTGGTCTATGCATTTGGACAGTTCCCTCTAGTGGTGTGCACATGGCTTTGCATGTTCCTGTCCGTACTGCTGGTTCCCTACACCTTATTCCATCTGTGGTCACAAAGCCAGTCGGGCTCCCATGGCCAGCAGAGGCTGTACACTTGGCTGTTTGGCTCTGTGTTCCTGCTGTACCAAGGCCTGTGTTTGGGGTTCCTACCAACATATGTGGTAGTGACCAACAGTTTGCCGCCTGCTTCTTGCTTTATCGTCATCATTGAACAG GTTCGCCTGATGATGAAAGCCCACTCCTTTGTCAGAGAGAATGTGCCAAGAGTCCTAGCTTGGCAAAAAGACAAGACAA GCAATGGACCTGTGGTTCCTCAAGTTTCCCAGTATCTCTACTTCTTGTTTGCACCAACTCTTATTTATAGAGACAAATACCCTAG AAACCCGGTGACCAGATGGGGCTATGTGGCCTCAAAGTTACTTCAG GTACTTGGCTGTCTCTTTTATACCTACTACATATTTGTGCGGTTGTGCATCCCACAGTTTCGCAGCATCAGTCTGCAGCTGTTCAATCTGCGCGCCATGGTACTTTGTGTCTTTAACTCTATACTGCCAG GTGTTTTGGTTCTCCTGCTGGGTTTTTTTGCCTTTCTCCACTGCTGGCTCAATGCTTTTGCTGAGATGCTTCGCTTTGCAGACCGAATGTTTTACAAG GACTGGTGGAACTCAACATCTTATGCCAATTACTACCGTACTTGGAATGTGGTGGTCCATGACTGGCTGTATTACTATGTGTACAAGGACTTCCTTTTG ATATCTCAGAAGCGTTTCCGACCAGCCgccatgttttttgtgtttactgTGTCTGCAGTGGTGCATGAGTACATTCTTGCAGTTAGCTTCGGATTCTTCTATCCGGTGCTTTTCTGCCTCTTTATGTGCTTTGGAA TGATGTTCAACTTTATTTTCCACGATCGAAGGAAAGGCCCCATTTGGAACATATTAATGTGGACGTCCCTCTTTCTGGGTCAGGGGGTCATAATGTGTCTGTACTCTCAAGAGTGGTATGCCAGACGGTACTGTCCACTCAAAGAG TCTTCATTCCTGGACTTGCTGAAGCCTCGTTCATGGAGTTGTCAGAGAGACCTAATGGCTGGACCCGATAAGATAAAATGGGACTATTGA